The bacterium genome window below encodes:
- a CDS encoding aminopeptidase P N-terminal domain-containing protein: protein MNALTYQQRRRVLRQSVGGGAILLPGNTDASRNYAANVYPFRQDSSFLYYAGIDHPGLVLLILPDGEEILYGPPAQPDDVIWSGPRPGRGDFAVDAGIDRHEARDELAGELAGLAGRGVAIHYLPPYRASGRLQLAASLGAGPDAAADGFSAELVGAVVVQREIKTDEEIAEIELAIAVSAMMYRIALHNARPGLREAQIAGAMQGVALAHDMQPSFLPIVTVRGEVLHNETYRNKLREGQLLLVDSGVETALRYCSDITRTLPVGGVFSPRQREIYEVVLSAQQAAIETAGPAATNRDVHLAAARAVAAGLIAVGLMKGDAEEAVAAGAHALFFPHGIGHMLGLDVHDMENLGDAVGYAPGEARSDQFGLNYLRLAKGLRPGFVITLEPGVYFIPALIDRWSADGRHADFIDHAAVRKYRDFGGIRIEDDVLVTEEGCRVLGPPIPKTVEDVELAMAWTGNVQHDGSQGE from the coding sequence ATGAACGCGTTGACATACCAGCAGCGACGCCGGGTGCTGCGCCAGTCGGTCGGCGGCGGCGCGATCCTGCTGCCCGGCAATACCGACGCGAGCCGCAACTATGCGGCCAACGTCTACCCGTTCCGCCAGGACTCGAGTTTTCTCTACTATGCGGGCATCGACCATCCCGGCCTGGTGCTGCTGATCCTGCCTGACGGAGAGGAAATCCTCTACGGGCCGCCCGCGCAGCCCGACGACGTGATCTGGTCCGGACCCCGGCCCGGTCGGGGCGATTTCGCGGTGGACGCCGGCATCGACAGGCACGAGGCCCGCGACGAGCTGGCGGGCGAGCTGGCCGGACTGGCCGGCCGGGGCGTAGCGATCCATTACCTGCCGCCGTACCGTGCGTCGGGCCGGCTGCAACTGGCCGCGTCGCTGGGCGCCGGTCCGGATGCCGCGGCCGATGGGTTCTCCGCGGAACTGGTCGGCGCCGTGGTGGTCCAACGGGAGATCAAGACGGACGAGGAGATCGCCGAGATCGAGCTGGCCATCGCCGTGAGCGCCATGATGTACCGGATCGCCCTGCACAACGCCCGGCCCGGCCTGCGCGAGGCGCAGATCGCCGGCGCCATGCAGGGCGTGGCCCTGGCCCACGACATGCAGCCCTCGTTCCTGCCCATCGTCACGGTGCGCGGCGAGGTGCTGCACAACGAGACCTATCGCAACAAGCTGCGGGAAGGCCAGCTGCTGCTGGTGGACAGCGGCGTGGAGACGGCGCTGCGCTACTGCTCGGACATCACGCGCACCCTGCCCGTCGGCGGCGTCTTCTCGCCCCGGCAGCGGGAGATCTACGAGGTCGTGCTGTCGGCCCAGCAGGCCGCCATCGAGACGGCCGGGCCCGCCGCGACCAACCGCGACGTGCACCTGGCGGCGGCGCGGGCCGTCGCCGCCGGCCTGATCGCGGTCGGACTGATGAAGGGCGACGCGGAAGAAGCGGTGGCCGCCGGGGCCCACGCCCTGTTCTTCCCCCACGGCATCGGTCACATGCTCGGACTGGACGTGCACGACATGGAGAACCTGGGCGACGCGGTCGGCTACGCGCCGGGCGAGGCGCGTTCGGACCAGTTCGGACTGAACTACCTGCGCCTGGCCAAGGGGCTGCGCCCGGGATTCGTGATCACCCTCGAACCGGGCGTCTACTTCATCCCGGCGCTGATCGACCGCTGGTCCGCCGACGGCCGGCACGCCGACTTCATCGACCACGCGGCGGTGCGGAAATACCGCGATTTCGGCGGGATCCGCATCGAGGACGACGTGCTCGTCACCGAGGAGGGCTGCCGGGTGCTGGGCCCGCCCATCCCCAAGACCGTCGAGGACGTGGAACTGGCCATGGCCTGGACGGGGAACGTCCAGCACGACGGATCTCAGGGCGAGTAG
- a CDS encoding HAD-IIB family hydrolase, producing the protein MKPTANTRLLACDLDGTMFPAGPDPTHAEALDRFGRLLRDCDGLRLAYVTGRHLASALEASDRWSLPRPHLLSCDVGTSIHHPDGNAPGGWRRDEAYAALMRDAMSGLDNADVLGLLSDVAGLAPQAPERQAEFKASFTLSRDAAGDTAMNDVVARLCTTGMNFSLVRSAGVYEEHDLLDVLPPGATKSSAVAHMARLLDVPSERTLFAGDSRNDLDPLLRAEGGIVVGNARPALLEALRPFLAHGARAGKMYLAGRPHLHGVVEGCLHFGLVPGNGPTEKGDV; encoded by the coding sequence ATGAAACCGACCGCAAACACGCGCCTGCTGGCCTGCGACCTCGACGGCACCATGTTCCCGGCCGGCCCCGATCCGACCCACGCGGAAGCCCTGGATCGGTTCGGGCGCCTGCTCCGCGACTGTGACGGACTGCGTCTCGCCTACGTGACGGGGCGTCACCTGGCGTCGGCCCTGGAGGCCAGCGACCGCTGGTCCCTGCCCCGGCCCCACCTGCTGTCGTGCGACGTGGGGACCTCGATACATCATCCCGACGGGAACGCGCCCGGTGGCTGGCGTCGTGACGAGGCCTACGCCGCGCTCATGCGCGACGCCATGAGCGGCCTGGACAATGCGGACGTCCTGGGCCTGCTGTCCGACGTGGCCGGCCTGGCGCCACAGGCGCCCGAGCGGCAGGCGGAGTTCAAGGCGAGTTTCACGCTGTCGCGGGACGCGGCGGGCGACACGGCGATGAACGACGTCGTCGCCAGGCTGTGTACGACCGGGATGAATTTCTCGCTCGTGCGCAGCGCCGGCGTCTACGAGGAGCACGATCTGCTGGACGTCCTGCCGCCCGGTGCCACCAAGTCGTCCGCCGTGGCCCACATGGCGCGCCTGCTGGACGTGCCGAGCGAGCGGACCCTCTTCGCGGGCGACTCCCGCAACGATCTCGATCCCCTGCTGCGCGCCGAGGGAGGCATCGTCGTGGGCAATGCGCGTCCCGCCCTGCTGGAGGCCTTGCGCCCGTTTCTCGCCCATGGTGCGCGGGCGGGCAAGATGTACCTGGCCGGCCGGCCCCATCTGCACGGCGTGGTGGAGGGATGCCTCCACTTCGGCCTCGTGCCCGGGAACGGCCCGACCGAGAAAGGCGACGTATGA